From Amia ocellicauda isolate fAmiCal2 chromosome 12, fAmiCal2.hap1, whole genome shotgun sequence, a single genomic window includes:
- the LOC136764450 gene encoding galactose-specific lectin nattectin: MKSLYLLCLVGTVAMASTTDLPDCAAGSCTARCPVWGFRHWRRVGRSCFHYFNTAKSFIQAELTCRAQRRSAHLASVHSRYEDRQIFLLISRSNRRNPRTWLGGFRFPQSNKFMWIDGSNWTYENWTPGNPNNEYLEEHCTEMNWSQNEKWNDHDCNNLKPFVCRFPLRRAEENKE, encoded by the exons ATGAAGTCACTGTATCTGCTGTGTCTGGTGGGCACTGTTGCCATGGCATCGACTACAG ATCTCCCTGACTGTGCAGCTGGAAGCTGCACTGCGCGCTGTCCAGTCTGGGGGTTCAGACACTGGAGGAGAGTCGGAAGGAGCTGCTTCCACTACTTTAACACTGCAAAGAGCTTCATACAGGCTGAG ctgacctGCAGGGCTCAGAGGAGGTCAGCTCACCTGGCTTCGGTCCACTCACGCTATGAGGACAGGCAGATCTTCCTGCTTATCTCTCGCAGCAACCGGCGGAACCCTCGAACCTGGCTAGGGGGCTTCCGCTTTCCTCAG TCTAATAAGTTTATGTGGATTGATGGGAGTAACTGGACCTATGAGAACTGGACCCCTGGGAACCCCAATAATGAATATTTGGAAGAGCACTGCACTGAGATGAACTGGTCCC AGAATGAGAAATGGAACGACCATGACTGCAATAACCTCAAACCCTTCGTCTGCAGATTCCCACTTCGCAGAGCTGAGGAAAACAAAGAGTGA